The following DNA comes from Brassica oleracea var. oleracea cultivar TO1000 chromosome C5, BOL, whole genome shotgun sequence.
AAAACAATAATGGATCTTCCAGAGGTTCTGTTAACAGAGGAGATATTGGCTAGGGTTCCATTGAATTCTATAAAATCAGTGCGATCTACTAGCAAAAAGTGGAACAGTTTATCTAAAAAGATGATTATCGGTAAAGCCGCAGAAAGGAAGCAGCAGTTCATTACGGAGGGATTCGTGATAAAGGATCAGAGGGTTTGTTTTATGAAATTCAATCTCCAAGGAATCCGCATCTACCAAAACTCTGTTCATCCGTGCAGCAGCAATGAACAAGTAAGTATACTTGATCAAATCGACATATCTAAAGTCATTCACTGTGACGGCTTATTACTATGCGTCGCCAAAGACGAGCTCTTGGTATGGAATCCCTATTTAGGACAGACGAGGTGGATCCAACACAGAACAAAATTCGAGGGGTTCGAAAGTTTGTCCTTGGGATATGACAAGAAGAACCGTAATCACAAAATCTTGAGGTTTTGCTTTGTTCCTCTGCCAGGCATAAGCAACTCCATTGTAGGGTTCGAAATCTACGATTTTAGCTCTAATTCATGGAAGGTTCTTGATGTCACTCCTCCCGAATGGGGGATAAGGCATTGTCGACATAACAGCGTGTCTCTCAAGGGTAATGCTTATTTTTCTGCAGTGGAAAGAAGACACGTTCCCCCATCAAGGAATGTTGAAGAAGATTTTTTAGTCTGTTTTGATTTTACAACCGAGTGCTTTGGACCGCGTCTGCCTCTTCCTTTTGACACTGGCGATTGTTTTGGAATTCTCGTGTCTCTCTCTTGTGTTAGAGATGAGCAGCTCGCGGTCTTGTTTCAACGCTGGGAGACGCATGAAAGGATTGATATTTGTATTACCACTAAGATTGGTCCTAATTCCGTTTCCTGGACCAAGCTTATGGTAGGGGTCCCTGGTTTTATGCTTGACCTTTATGGTGGGAGTTTTTTCATTGACGAGGAGAATAAACTTGCTGTAGTTTTTGATCTAGACATGAGATCTAGGTTCCAAACAGCTCACATCATTGCAACAGATTATGGATACTTGAAATCTGTTGATATCAGAGTTTCTCCAGCCGATTGCCCACTTGTCTACTCTTCATATGCTCCAAGCTTAGTGCAACTGCAATAATTTGTGTTTTGTCCTTTCTCATCTTTTAAAACTTATCACTGTCGAGAAGAAGATATGCTTCATAATTTTTTTTCCTTTTTTTTTTTTGCATTTGGATTTATGTTCAGTGAATGAGAAATTAAGGAATCAGTACCACATCTGTTAATAAACCTCTACTTGTTTGATAATAGTTATTGGGAAGAACATACATGGAAAACTTTGTTTGATATAAACCTCTATCGTATTCGTTTCTAAACAAGTTTAATCTTTCATTGATGCAGAGTAGTAGACACACTCGTGTGTCTTACAAACAACATAACATATAATCGTGATGATACATCGGAATTCATGTGCATCAATGTATTGCAACATCACAACCAGAATATTGTAATTCAAAACCTGGGAATTACAAAACTTACATTTTTGGAATCTAGCTAAACAAGGTATTGCAACAACTACGTTAGTTTCATAATCATATAGAACGTGAAACTACGAGGTCATTAGACACATATTGTAAGCACACCAAATTGTTACATTGGCGTTTCTTGCGTGGTAAGTCACAGTAACCGTGGAGCTGGGTGGATCTTACGAGATGAATTTGGCAATACTATTCTACACAGTCGTAGAGCTTTCTCTAATGTGAGGAGTCGTCGAGAGGCCGAGCTAGCTGCTCTTCATTGGGCAGTCTCAGCATGAATAAGAATAACACCCGCCCGAGGAGAGTCATATTTGAATCCTCTTGTGTGTTGGCACGAGAATCTCTTTTCCATCCTAGAGACTTTCCCTCATCAATGCAGTTAAAGAATTTACATGGACAGGATGCTCACTTCTTTTCACGAATATCATGTACGGCCGGAAAAAAATGCAGTTGCTCAGGAGTTAGCTTGTAGTGTCATTCTTGAGGAAGCTCAACCTTGATAGGGGAAGGCACATACCGGTGGGAGGTTGGCTTACTCTGTTTCTTTCTTTATTCTCTCTTTTAATGAGTCGTTTGAATAGTTTCGTATTTTTCTGTTCTTTGACCCGTTTGGGTCTGTTACCAGTCTCGTAAGTTTTTAGTCTAAGCAATCGTTGGCAATAAATAACGACTTGTATCCGTGATAAATATTAAATACTAGTATGGATGTGCATGCCATGTGAGAAATTGAAAGCCAAAATGGATCGATGAACAACCTATATTTCAATCAGCCCTTATTGAATTTAACTGTACATTGAACGTTGACATAATCATTCGCATCACGATTCTTTAATAAACTTGCTATTATGAGATGCAACCAATCAAACATTTGTAATTTCAAACATTTATAAAGGTGGTAACACTTCCCCTCAAAGGAAAGTGGGTGATCTGATCTTTGCCAGTCTAGCAAATAATCCAATATATGCCAGCATCTTCTGATTTCAAGTAACACGTGCGAGAGTTGGAAGGTCGTGTATTATAAACGGAGTAGATATTAGTATTACTCACCAAAGTGTTAATTTGTTAGAAAACTCAATAAATCCAATAATATATTCATTATTATTGAACTTAATTTATTTATTCTTCTCTTTCGTCGTCTATTCATCATCTTTATTGTCAGTACAATAAAACATTGACGATATTTATATAAATCATAGACCAATGTCCAAAAGAAATGGACGTGTGAAATGTTGCAACTTCAATTTCTTCACACTAAAGATCGGTTCTTTTTACTTTGTTTTGAAGTAGTCATATAAACTCAGGATCCACTTAAAGGATACTAGAAATTTTCCAAAATAATATCATTGTCGAGATAGTTTTGCCGATAAAACATATAGAGGCGTGACAAAAATGAAAACATCACCAAATTGTATGCTTTTAGGTGAGAGATAACGAATAAATAATATTCACTTCATTTCTTTAACAATCTATATACTGATATGCACGCTCCACTATTGTGGTTATGTTTCATACAATCACATGAAAGTTGCTCTTTTTTTTTCAACACATGAAAGTTACTCTAATGCATGGGTTTTGTAAAAGAGGAACTACTATGGGTAAAGTATTAATGTCATTATATAATCAACATTATCATTTGTTATAATGCGACCTTTTCACGAGACTCGACTTTCGGCCACAAATCGACAAAAGAAAAAACTTACTACTTTTTGCCGACCATTTTATCATTATATACATTATGCATATACATATAAACTTAATTCGTCAACAGCAAAGTATGTAGCAATTAGATTCATCATTCGTGTGACGACAAAGAGACACGATTATTGTAATGTGTACATGAGGGTCGTCGCAAATTAGAAATGAAAAAAAAACAAAGTGTATCACAACTATCTCATAGCAATTATACGGATATCTATTCCATATATAAATTTTTGTTATAAAAGTAACAAAAAATATATCTTTATTCATAACATAGGGGTTACTTATATAGGAGATTACACCGTCATAGATAAATGGAAAGAGTACAAATCATAATTCAACTAGGAAAAGAAAAACATAAAGACATAAGGAAAATGAAAAGTTGGCCGACTCTCTCTTTCTTGGGCCGCCAATGGCATAATCTCTTGGTTATGAGCCATCCACAATCTGGTTCATAACACTTCCCCTTGGATGCCATAATCATTTAGAGCTTGTAAAGTGCTTTAATGTTGCCTCATTAAAACCTACCAGGAAAACCCAATTGGGACAAAACCATGGTGAAAGAAAAAGAGTACAACACACATTACTCCCCCTGATTTGGACATTACTGAAGGTCCCTGGGACCTCTCCAATTTTCTGCAATCCGTGGGTGATGAAGATCTTGCGCAGAATATGCTTCGTCCTCGAATATGATAGTTGGTTCTTCTTTACCATCGGCCATGCCACAATCTGATCAAACATATTGAGTCATCGACCTCAAATACACACACACGAAATCTTGGATGATGTTGCTATGATATGCGTGTACCACCATGTGTAAAACATAACCTGTCTGAAAACAAATCAACAAAACTAAATAACCCCTCTTTGGGCTGGTTAGTATAAAATAAACCAAAATCAAAGGCTTCTTCATCGTCCTTCTTATGGACCAATCAGATCAGTGTCTAAAACAAGACTTCTGCATCATCCATCTTAGGACTAAATGGACTTCTTTATCATCCACCTTTGGACTGAATGGATCAGTTTCCAAAACAAGTGATCTCATGCCCATGTACTAGATAATGGGTGAGACTGGTCCATATTAAATCTCTTGAGTACCCTTTTATGTATATACTATTTGATGCATAAGGATTTCATTGTT
Coding sequences within:
- the LOC106293707 gene encoding F-box/kelch-repeat protein At3g13680-like; the protein is MKTIMDLPEVLLTEEILARVPLNSIKSVRSTSKKWNSLSKKMIIGKAAERKQQFITEGFVIKDQRVCFMKFNLQGIRIYQNSVHPCSSNEQVSILDQIDISKVIHCDGLLLCVAKDELLVWNPYLGQTRWIQHRTKFEGFESLSLGYDKKNRNHKILRFCFVPLPGISNSIVGFEIYDFSSNSWKVLDVTPPEWGIRHCRHNSVSLKGNAYFSAVERRHVPPSRNVEEDFLVCFDFTTECFGPRLPLPFDTGDCFGILVSLSCVRDEQLAVLFQRWETHERIDICITTKIGPNSVSWTKLMVGVPGFMLDLYGGSFFIDEENKLAVVFDLDMRSRFQTAHIIATDYGYLKSVDIRVSPADCPLVYSSYAPSLVQLQ